In Rhodopirellula islandica, one DNA window encodes the following:
- the atpF gene encoding F0F1 ATP synthase subunit B — protein MKRLLAISSLTLLASLALLVVSPAGSLAAQDEVTVVDAHADAANNEGGDHDHDHESDDHGHDEAAGDEHGHGDEDHATTPLLSFDVGSAIWNLIIFLCVLAILSKFVWPAVLGGLQAREEKIREDLESAEKASAEAKQMLSDYQLKLDEATGQVQSMLADARRDAEANGQKIVDAAKVEAAAQRERALSDIENAKKVAMAEMAGQTSKLAMQVARSVVGRELSADDHADLIRQSMERLPSQN, from the coding sequence ATGAAACGCTTGCTTGCAATTAGCTCGCTCACTTTGCTGGCCTCGTTGGCGCTGTTGGTGGTTTCACCTGCAGGATCCTTGGCAGCACAAGATGAAGTGACCGTGGTGGACGCTCATGCGGACGCGGCGAACAACGAAGGTGGCGATCATGACCATGATCACGAAAGTGATGACCATGGGCACGATGAAGCCGCCGGAGACGAACATGGTCACGGCGACGAAGACCATGCGACGACTCCGTTGTTGTCGTTTGACGTCGGGTCGGCCATTTGGAACCTGATCATCTTCCTGTGTGTCTTGGCGATTCTGTCCAAATTCGTTTGGCCAGCCGTCTTGGGCGGTTTGCAGGCTCGCGAAGAAAAGATTCGCGAAGATTTGGAATCGGCTGAAAAGGCCAGTGCCGAAGCGAAGCAGATGCTGAGCGATTACCAGCTGAAATTGGATGAGGCCACCGGCCAAGTTCAAAGCATGTTGGCAGATGCTCGTCGCGACGCCGAAGCCAACGGACAGAAAATTGTCGATGCTGCCAAAGTGGAAGCGGCTGCTCAACGCGAGCGTGCTTTGTCGGACATCGAGAACGCGAAGAAAGTTGCGATGGCTGAAATGGCCGGACAAACGTCCAAGTTGGCCATGCAAGTTGCTCGCAGCGTTGTCGGTCGCGAATTGTCGGCTGATGACCATGCGGATTTGATTCGTCAATCGATGGAACGGCTGCCCAGCCAAAACTAA
- the atpH gene encoding ATP synthase F1 subunit delta, which translates to MVKLPSLKFLRRSTDETPNVSETASHSTVLDVGAEQLGKTYARALLAATQADGSTDAVVSDLNAICDEALLHSPKLQLAFESPQIDAAEKCRVVDRLFGGNSHPLLIKLMKVMAKRGRLGYLVAVRDAAVDLFDEAAGRLVAEVRTAVPLTEQLRGEVTQQLSTRFGKTVRLRESVDTGLVGGMVIRVGDTVFDSSVASRLDKLGKSAAAGFARQLLEHSDRFSSTS; encoded by the coding sequence GTGGTCAAACTTCCTTCCCTGAAATTCCTACGACGCTCAACCGACGAGACCCCCAACGTGTCCGAAACCGCCTCGCATTCCACCGTCCTTGACGTCGGCGCCGAACAACTCGGCAAGACCTACGCACGGGCGTTGCTCGCTGCGACTCAAGCGGATGGATCCACCGATGCGGTCGTCAGCGACTTGAATGCGATTTGTGATGAAGCCTTGTTGCACAGCCCCAAGCTGCAACTGGCGTTTGAATCGCCTCAAATCGACGCTGCTGAAAAGTGCCGGGTGGTGGACCGTTTGTTTGGTGGAAACAGTCATCCCCTCTTGATCAAGTTGATGAAGGTGATGGCCAAACGTGGTCGGCTCGGTTACTTGGTCGCGGTTCGAGATGCGGCGGTCGATTTGTTCGACGAAGCGGCTGGTCGACTGGTCGCAGAAGTACGCACGGCGGTTCCATTGACGGAACAGCTTCGTGGGGAAGTCACCCAACAGCTTTCAACCCGATTTGGCAAAACCGTTCGCCTCCGAGAGTCCGTCGACACGGGCTTGGTTGGTGGCATGGTGATCCGAGTCGGTGACACGGTCTTCGATTCGTCGGTGGCCAGCCGATTGGACAAACTTGGCAAGTCCGCCGCAGCTGGTTTCGCCCGGCAGTTGCTGGAACATTCGGATCGATTCAGTTCAACATCGTGA
- the atpA gene encoding F0F1 ATP synthase subunit alpha codes for MKFNSDEIASVLQAEIEQFDNKVDVREVGTVLEVGDGIARVYGLSGVMAGEMVEFANGSIGLAFNLEENSVGVIILGEYLTIEEGQEVKALGTLLSVPAGDAVIGRVLDPLGNPLDGKGPVQTDITRPVEIIATGVAERKPVTEPLQTGIKAIDSMTPIGRGQRELIIGDRKTGKTAIAIDAILNQKGQGVKCFYIAIGQKDSAVASVVDVLERHGAMEYTTVIAAGASAPAPLQYIAPYAGTAMAEHFMFNGGHALVVYDDLSKQATAYRQMSLLMRRPPGREAYPGDVFYCHSRLLERSSKLSDELGGGSITSLPIIETLEGEVSAYIPTNVISITDGQIYVQPDLFFSGVRPAMNPGISVSRVGGAAQTKAMKKVSGGLRLQLAAFRALEAFAQLGTDLDPATQAELDRGYRMVELLKQPQYQPLSVAEQVISIYAGTNGHLDDVAVKEVQRFEKEFLQYVHDKHSSLISDLTATPALSDEIVERIVAAIKEFKTVYKPATPAA; via the coding sequence GTGAAATTCAATAGCGACGAGATCGCCTCTGTCTTGCAGGCCGAGATCGAACAATTCGATAACAAAGTTGACGTCCGAGAAGTCGGAACGGTCTTGGAAGTTGGTGACGGGATCGCTCGCGTGTACGGCCTGTCCGGCGTCATGGCTGGCGAAATGGTCGAGTTTGCCAACGGCTCGATCGGACTGGCTTTCAACTTGGAAGAAAACAGCGTCGGGGTCATCATTCTCGGTGAGTACCTGACGATTGAAGAAGGTCAAGAAGTCAAAGCTCTGGGCACGCTGTTGTCCGTTCCTGCTGGCGACGCGGTCATCGGCCGTGTGCTCGATCCACTCGGGAACCCGTTGGATGGCAAGGGACCTGTTCAAACCGACATCACACGCCCGGTGGAAATCATCGCAACGGGTGTTGCCGAACGCAAACCGGTCACCGAGCCTCTGCAAACCGGGATCAAGGCCATCGACTCGATGACCCCGATCGGACGCGGTCAACGCGAACTGATCATTGGTGACCGCAAGACCGGCAAGACCGCCATCGCGATCGACGCGATCCTGAACCAAAAGGGTCAGGGCGTGAAGTGTTTCTACATCGCTATCGGACAAAAGGACTCCGCCGTTGCTTCGGTCGTCGACGTCCTCGAACGTCACGGTGCGATGGAATACACCACCGTCATCGCCGCTGGTGCGAGTGCTCCTGCTCCGTTGCAGTACATCGCTCCCTATGCCGGCACCGCGATGGCTGAACACTTCATGTTCAATGGCGGGCACGCTTTGGTCGTCTACGATGACTTGTCCAAGCAAGCCACGGCGTATCGCCAGATGTCCTTGCTGATGCGTCGCCCACCAGGCCGCGAAGCTTACCCCGGGGACGTGTTCTACTGTCACAGTCGTTTGCTGGAGCGTTCGTCGAAGTTGTCCGATGAGCTCGGTGGCGGATCGATCACCAGCCTTCCAATCATCGAAACACTGGAAGGGGAAGTCTCGGCTTACATCCCAACCAACGTGATTTCGATCACCGACGGTCAGATCTACGTTCAGCCCGACTTGTTCTTCTCGGGCGTTCGCCCCGCCATGAACCCCGGGATCAGTGTTTCCCGCGTGGGTGGTGCGGCTCAAACCAAGGCCATGAAAAAGGTCTCTGGCGGTTTGCGTCTGCAACTGGCCGCCTTCCGTGCTTTGGAAGCGTTTGCCCAACTGGGGACGGACTTGGATCCCGCGACCCAAGCTGAGCTGGATCGTGGTTACCGCATGGTCGAGTTGCTCAAGCAGCCACAGTACCAACCGCTTTCGGTTGCTGAGCAAGTGATCAGCATTTACGCCGGCACGAACGGTCACCTCGATGACGTGGCTGTCAAAGAAGTGCAGCGGTTCGAGAAGGAATTCCTGCAGTACGTTCATGACAAGCACTCTTCGCTGATCAGCGATCTGACTGCGACGCCGGCCTTGAGCGATGAGATTGTCGAACGCATTGTTGCGGCGATCAAAGAGTTCAAGACTGTCTACAAACCCGCCACCCCTGCAGCCTGA
- the atpG gene encoding ATP synthase F1 subunit gamma: MANARALDKRRKSIRNIRKITRTMELIATARYKKAMDRAAAATAYTEQITKIVSRLADAGLDVQHPLLEQREKINTTRVLVMASNRGLCGGYNASVLRTAMPRIKTLRESIPNVIIDASGKRGVNGLKFRGIETDQQFLQFEDQPAYDDVEKIAEGYLAEYITGKIDRLDVVYTKFISTSKQQTVIETLLPLGSLGDESESASGGPDESNAEYEFLPSAESILEEVVPTSFKVKLFKCFLDSAVSEQVARMIAMKGATESAGDMIKQLSMTYNRARQSQITGEIMEIIGGVEALEG; encoded by the coding sequence ATGGCCAACGCACGTGCCCTTGATAAACGACGCAAGTCGATTCGCAACATCCGCAAGATCACGCGGACGATGGAGCTGATCGCAACGGCTCGGTACAAAAAAGCAATGGACCGCGCAGCAGCGGCCACGGCTTACACCGAGCAGATCACCAAAATCGTCTCGCGCCTCGCGGATGCCGGGTTGGACGTGCAGCACCCGCTGTTGGAACAACGCGAAAAGATCAACACCACGCGGGTTCTGGTTATGGCCAGTAACCGCGGTTTGTGCGGTGGTTACAACGCGTCCGTTTTGCGGACCGCGATGCCACGTATCAAAACGCTTCGTGAGTCGATTCCGAACGTCATCATCGATGCCAGTGGCAAACGCGGTGTCAACGGATTGAAGTTCCGCGGGATCGAAACGGATCAGCAGTTCCTGCAGTTTGAAGATCAGCCTGCTTACGACGATGTTGAGAAGATTGCGGAAGGTTACTTGGCCGAGTACATCACCGGTAAAATCGATCGGTTGGATGTCGTTTACACCAAGTTCATCAGCACTTCGAAACAACAAACGGTGATCGAAACGTTGTTGCCGCTTGGTTCGCTGGGCGATGAATCGGAGTCTGCCTCGGGTGGCCCCGACGAAAGCAATGCGGAATACGAATTCCTTCCCTCGGCCGAAAGCATCTTGGAAGAAGTCGTTCCGACCAGTTTCAAAGTCAAGTTGTTCAAGTGCTTCCTGGATTCCGCCGTCAGCGAGCAAGTCGCTCGAATGATCGCGATGAAGGGAGCGACCGAGAGTGCCGGCGACATGATCAAGCAGTTGTCGATGACCTACAACCGTGCCCGTCAGAGTCAGATCACCGGCGAAATCATGGAAATCATCGGTGGTGTCGAGGCCCTGGAAGGCTGA
- the atpD gene encoding F0F1 ATP synthase subunit beta, with the protein MSTATATGRVTQVIGSTFDAEFPEGQLPKIYNALTIQSEHKGVTIDLTGEVQQHLGGGRVRAIALGSTEGMMRGMDVIDTGSPVSVPVGKATLGRVFNVLGKPIDKRGDVQADDYWPIHRQAPPLNELSTNTELFETGIKVVDLLTPFVRGGKAGLFGGAGLGKTVILTELIARIASSHGGYSVFAGVGERTREGTDLWLEMQETEIGSTGRNVIEQTCMVFGQMNEPPGSRLRVALSALTMAEYFRDTTGADTLLFVDNIFRFSQAGSEVSALLGRMPSAVGYQPTLATEMGALQERITSTKQGAITSVQAVYVPADDPTDPAPATAFGQLDAFIYLERSISEKGIYPAIDPLASNSRILDPQYVGDRHYTIARRVQTILQRYRELQDIIAILGVDELSEEDKTIVHRARRIERFLSQPFLVAEVFIGKPGEITSLEDTIRSFEGICDGKYDHLPEQAFMYVGAIEQAEEQAKKMESK; encoded by the coding sequence ATGTCCACTGCAACCGCCACCGGCCGCGTCACTCAAGTCATCGGCTCGACCTTTGATGCCGAGTTTCCTGAAGGTCAACTGCCAAAGATCTACAACGCTTTGACAATCCAAAGCGAGCACAAAGGGGTCACCATTGACTTGACCGGCGAAGTGCAACAGCACCTCGGTGGTGGTCGTGTTCGGGCGATTGCTTTGGGTTCGACCGAAGGCATGATGCGAGGCATGGACGTGATCGATACCGGCAGCCCGGTTTCGGTTCCTGTCGGAAAAGCAACGCTGGGCCGCGTCTTCAACGTGCTCGGCAAACCGATCGACAAACGGGGTGACGTGCAAGCGGACGACTACTGGCCGATTCACCGTCAAGCACCGCCTCTCAACGAACTGTCGACGAACACGGAATTGTTCGAAACGGGCATCAAGGTCGTCGACCTTTTGACCCCCTTTGTTCGTGGTGGGAAGGCTGGTTTGTTCGGTGGTGCCGGTCTGGGCAAGACCGTGATTCTGACCGAATTGATTGCTCGAATCGCATCCAGCCACGGTGGTTATTCGGTCTTCGCTGGTGTGGGTGAGCGAACTCGCGAAGGCACCGACCTCTGGTTGGAAATGCAAGAAACTGAGATCGGTTCGACCGGTCGCAACGTGATCGAGCAAACCTGCATGGTGTTCGGTCAGATGAACGAGCCACCAGGTTCGCGTCTTCGTGTTGCCCTGTCCGCACTGACGATGGCGGAATACTTCCGCGACACAACCGGTGCCGACACGCTGTTGTTCGTCGACAACATCTTCCGCTTCTCGCAAGCGGGTTCGGAAGTGTCCGCACTTCTGGGACGGATGCCATCGGCTGTGGGTTACCAGCCCACGCTGGCAACCGAAATGGGTGCTCTGCAAGAACGAATCACCTCGACCAAGCAAGGTGCTATCACATCGGTGCAAGCCGTTTACGTGCCTGCCGATGACCCGACTGACCCCGCACCGGCCACGGCGTTCGGTCAGCTCGACGCGTTCATTTATCTTGAGCGTTCGATTTCGGAAAAAGGGATTTATCCCGCCATCGACCCGTTGGCTTCGAACTCGCGAATTTTGGACCCTCAGTACGTCGGCGACCGTCACTACACGATCGCCCGCCGCGTTCAAACGATCTTGCAACGTTACCGCGAACTGCAAGACATCATCGCGATTCTCGGTGTTGACGAACTCAGCGAAGAGGACAAGACCATCGTTCACCGCGCACGTCGCATCGAACGATTCCTGTCGCAACCCTTCCTCGTGGCGGAAGTCTTCATCGGCAAACCCGGTGAGATCACCTCGCTCGAAGACACGATTCGCAGCTTCGAAGGAATCTGTGATGGCAAGTACGATCACTTGCCCGAGCAAGCGTTCATGTATGTCGGTGCGATCGAGCAAGCCGAAGAGCA